From Miscanthus floridulus cultivar M001 chromosome 15, ASM1932011v1, whole genome shotgun sequence, the proteins below share one genomic window:
- the LOC136506576 gene encoding probable disease resistance protein At5g63020 isoform X2: MDDSKCSSDDMLERILQDPHSIPRVMTLEYLKRITDNFSDKRLLGEGGFGKVYKGELENGKMIAVKKFIIKRQLRNPDDQEMQFKNEVVALMSLRHPNIVRCVGYCFETSKKVVPYNGTFVLAESQQEMLLCLEYLTMGSLDEHLQVADFGLAKLLCDRNTQIGPVRGTYGYMAPEYVSEGKITTMADIYSLGVVIIEIITGCKPYPDIDLDIEQIINKWRNKSAEALSSVDCQQLMSCLEIGKWCIKSERNERPTTGQIIKKLSLESIDCSLDSEGPLRKKTKKSCDTSPEDQEEEIIMKIKEHVEKLREKSREVCDKIELAKGNGMVATNKIETWLARADTILSDAMAVCESKQTELNWDTRIAAAQLSQLRECLGDQPCDVAQLPSVLHIDVHAVLLPSQVLFVEQARQHIIEDAEGMIGIWGPVGVGKTLVLKAINNSFETGNSLIPSSSNRRDPPFDFVIYLTTLEDCSVQRIQSEIIQRLKMQDRGDSLTTQATRISKFLQDKSFLVLLDGLYYNLNLAEVGLPPLGNQGQLKRKVVITTRSRSLCDQMCVNRTINVPGLKIDEALELFQECIGNDSLYSEPRIGALAKDLVEQLRALPSELIRIGSAMRGKGEPGQWQNIIGVAKELMHIKDQEASLLTERIVITKLKQCLQNLRGRRNDVNHEIELGKREGKVATNQINNWMASVDTNISVGTVICESEQNELNWDLSVIAAGMLRRLQECLSGQPSVVTVEALPPSVQEMPCSSAEQQPSRVEIFGEAMEYIKDSSVGVIGIWGLGGVGKTHLLTKINNAFLGDSLFHHVIFVTASKEGSVETIQDEIGKKLKLKLPEGDDVKSRADTILGFLTTKKFLILLDDVWNRIDLEAVGIPYPLGNGLQQRRKVVLTTRSKTVCGQMDVKKEINVACLPDDEALQLFQDKVGQGTLSSSPRIEALAKELVEELKGLPLALITVGRAMYGKSNPKQWESAMQHMKQSCCGEDDQDLRMENTVFRRLKFSYDSLRNETLRQCLLTCSLWPEDEVIRTGDLIRCWIGLGLVDECDIHGSYRKAHSLIGELTAACLLDSCDTMDDNVGYFHNNNKAFKSQTSWGRLNVGYFHDRINFNHQILPVDVGVKMHDVIRDMAIWISCGCIRNKDKWVVRAGVGANLSIRTIPWRRAECISLMSSKIAELHPFTGSTNLKRLYLHHNLLDERIFGAIQSFTELTYLDLSRNRIKEIPEELFALVNLEHLDLSRNRALRTVPKRLRELTKLKFLYLAGTGIERIPKEVISCLTELQVIDIMIINDRMTIDYMSKIMQELCTLPNLKAVDMVAEGDDGYESLRKAAGIPIRDLIISGLEETNKLCLAVDTLTGDIAGRTLNELHFESCAMEQIIVGDELGKPFDALSVLVLLDLHNLTTIRMWEGTSSSQALFPRLTHLYVSFCRELQHLSWAPNLPCLEYLHVGGCMDMKQICMGAGQESSKTFPCLKYLFLVDNYQLGSLCGSDVTFACLEELEIVRCRKLKRLPFTVQSLPHKLTKLCFDRWDKFELCIDPWDKLEWEDEGVKSFLERVRR, from the exons ATGGACGATTCTAAGTGTAGCAGTGATGATATGCTGGAGCGCATATTACAAGATCCCCATTCAATACCAAGAGTTATGACATTAGAATATTTGAAGAGGATCACAGATAATTTCTCTGACAAGCGATTACTCGGTGAAGGTGGGTTTGGTAAGGTTTATAAG GGAGAGCTTGAAAATGGGAAAATGATTGCCGTGAAGAAGTTTATTATTAAACGACAGTTAAGAAATCCAGATGATCAGGAGATGCAGTTTAAGAATGAGGTGGTTGCTCTTATGAGTCTCAGGCACCCAAATATAGTACGATGTGTAGGCTATTGTTTCGAAACAAGCAAAAAAGTTGTACCATACAATGGAACTTTTGTTCTTGCGGAATCGCAGCAGGAGATGTTACTTTGCTTGGAATATCTAACAATGGGCAGCCTTGATGAACATCTTCAAG TTGCAGATTTTGGTCTGGCCAAACTCCTTTGTGATAGGAATACTCAAATTGGCCCCGTTCGAGGAACATA TGGTTACATGGCACCAGAATACGTAAGTGAAGGTAAAATAACAACTATGGCAGACATATACAGTTTGGGTGTAGTAATCATAGAGATCATAACAGGTTGCAAACCTTATCCTGATATCGATCTTGATATCGAACAA ATAATTAACAAATGGAGAAACAAGTCGGCAGAAGCACTATCATCAGTAGATTGCCAACAGTTAATGAGTTGTCTTGAAATAGGTAAATGGTGCATCAAAAGTGAACGAAATGAAAGGCCCACTACGGGGCAAATTATCAAGAAGCTTAGTTTGGAAAGCATAGACTGCAGTCTCGACAGTGAAGGGCCCCTtcgcaaaaaaacaaaaaaaagttgTGACACGTCTCCTGAAGACCAG GAAGAAGAAATTATTATGAAGATTAAGGAGCACGTGGAGAAGTTGCGTGAGAAGAGCAGAGAAGTCTGTGACAAGATTGAGCTTGCCAAGGGAAATGGCATGGTAGCAACAAACAAGATCGAAACCTGGCTGGCTCGAGCAGATACCATCCTATCTGACGCGATGGCTGTTTGTGAGTCCAAGCAAACTGAGTTAAACTGGGATACTAGAATTGCCGCAGCGCAGCTTTCTCAGCTCCGAGAATGTCTCGGTGATCAACCCTGTGATGTTGCACAGCTGCCATCTGTCCTTCATATTGATGTCCACGCTGTTCTACTGCCAAGTCAGGTGCTTTTTGTTGAACAAGCTCGCCAGCACATCATTGAGGATGCAGAGGGAATGATCGGAATATGGGGTCCAGTTGGTGTTGGGAAAACACTCGTTCTCAAGGCGATCAACAATTCATTTGAAACAGGAAACTCCTTGATTCCTAGTTCATCAAACAGAAGGGACCCTCCATTTGACTTTGTTATCTATTTGACAACCTTAGAAGACTGTTCGGTGCAACGTATCCAATCTGAAATTATTCAACGGCTGAAAATGCAGGACCGCGGTGATTCATTAACCACTCAAGCCACCAGGATATCTAAATTCCTTCAGGATAAAAGTTTTCTAGTTTTGCTAGATGGCCTTTACTACAATCTGAACCTAGCAGAAGTTGGCCTACCACCCCTTGGAAATCAAGGCCAATTGAAGCGAAAAGTTGTAATCACAACAAGATCACGAAGCTTGTGTGATCAGATGTGTGTGAACAGAACTATAAATGTCCCCGGCCTAAAAATTGACGAAGCACTTGAGCTGTTCCAAGAATGCATTGGTAATGATAGTCTTTATTCTGAACCCCGCATCGGAGCACTTGCAAAAGATCTCGTGGAGCAACTAAGAGCTCTACCATCAGAACTGATAAGAATAGGCAGCGCAATGCGCGGAAAAGGGGAACCAGGACAGTGGCAGAATATCATTGGTGTTGCCAAGGAATTGATGCATATCAAGGATCAAGAAGCATCATTGCTG ACAGAAAGAATTGTTATTACAAAGCTTAAGCAATGTTTGCAAAACTTGCGTGGGAGGAGAAATGATGTCAATCACGAGATTGAGCTTGGAAAGCGAGAGGGCAAGGTAGCAACAAATCAGATCAACAACTGGATGGCTAGCGTGGATACCAACATCTCTGTCGGGACGGTTATCTGTGAATCTGAGCAAAATGAGTTAAACTGGGATCTCAGTGTGATTGCAGCTGGCATGCTTCGTCGGCTCCAAGAATGTCTCAGTGGTCAACCCAGCGTTGTTACAGTGGAAGCATTACCACCTTCCGTCCAAGAGATGCCATGTTCGTCCGCAGAGCAGCAGCCTTCCAgagttgaaatatttggagagGCTATGGAGTATATTAAGGATAGTTCAGTGGGTGTCATTGGAATCTGGGGGCTGGGCGGAGTGGGCAAGACCCATCTTCTGACAAAGATCAACAACGCTTTTCTTGGGGACTCATTATTTCATCATGTTATCTTCGTTACGGCCTCCAAAGAGGGTTCAGTGGAAACAATCCAAGACGAGATTGGCaagaagctcaagctcaagttacCGGAAGGCGATGATGTTAAATCTCGAGCTGACACCATTTTGGGCTTCCTGACAACAAAAAAATTTCTAATACTATTAGATGACGTTTGGAATCGGATTGATCTGGAAGCAGTGGGCATACCGTATCCCCTTGGAAATGGACTACAACAGAGACGCAAAGTGGTTCTCACAACAAGATCAAAAACGGTGTGTGGTCAAATGGACGTAAAAAAAGAGATCAATGTGGCATGCTTGCCAGATGATGAGGCCTTGCAGCTATTTCAAGACAAGGTCGGACAGGGGACTCTATCTTCTAGTCCTCGTATTGAAGCTCTTGCAAAGGAACTTGTGGAGGAACTGAAGGGCTTGCCATTAGCTTTGATAACTGTCGGAAGGGCAATGTACGGCAAAAGTAATCCGAAACAATGGGAATCTGCCATGCAACACATGAAACAGTCATGCTGTGGCGAGGATGATCAGGACCTCCGTATGGAAAATACTGTTTTCAGACGACTCAAGTTCAGTTATGATAGCCTAAGAAATGAAACCTTGAGACAGTGTTTGTTGACTTGCTCACTATGGCCAGAGGATGAAGTGATTCGGACGGGGGACCTGATACGATGCTGGATTGGCTTAGGTCTAGTTGACGAGTGTGATATACATGGTTCCTACAGAAAAGCACATTCTCTAATAGGTGAACTTACAGCTGCATGCTTGTTAGACAGTTGTGATACTATGGATGATAATGTTGGTTActttcacaacaacaacaaagcctttaagtcccaaacaagttggggtaggctaaatGTTGGTTACTTTCATGATAGAATAAACTTTAACCATCAGATATTGCCAGTTGACGTTGGTGTTAAGATGCATGATGTGATCCGTGATATGGCTATTTGGATATCTTGTGGCTGCATTCGCAACAAGGACAAGTGGGTCGTTCGTGCAGGAGTTGGTGCAAATCTGTCTATACGCACCATTCCTTGGCGCAGAGCCGAATGCATCTCATTAATGTCCAGTAAAATCGCGGAGCTTCATCCGTTTACTGGCTCCACAAATCTCAAGAGGCTATACCTTCATCACAATCTTTTGGATGAGAGGATATTTGGAGCCATTCAGAGTTTCACTGAGCTGACATACCTAGATCTAAGCCGCAACAGAATCAAGGAGATACCTGAAGAGTTATTTGCCTTGGTAAACTTGGAGCATCTGGATTTGTCACGTAACAGAGCCCTAAGGACAGTTCCCAAACGCCTTAGAGAACTTACTAAGCTTAAATTCTTATATCTAGCAGGCACAGGCATCGAGAGGATTCCGAAGGAGGTCATATCCTGTCTTACAGAATTGCAAGTGATTGACATAATGATAATTAATGACAGAATGACAATTGATTATATGTCTAAAATAATGCAAGAGTTGTGCACCCTTCCAAACTTGAAAGCGGTTGATATGGtcgctgaaggtgatgatggatATGAATCACTACGGAAGGCAGCTGGCATCCCCATTAGGGATTTGATCATATCCGGATTGGAAGAAACAAACAAGCTCTGCCTGGCAGTAGATACTTTGACAGGTGATATTGCGGGAAGGACGTTAAATGAACTGCACTTTGAGTCTTGCGCAATGGAGCAAATAATTGTAGGAGATGAACTGGGAAAACCATTTGATGCTCTCAGTGTGCTCGTGCTCCTAGATTTGCATAACCTTACAACTATAAGAATGTGGGAGGGAACATCGTCTTCGCAAGCTTTGTTCCCAAGGCTCACACATTTGTATGTGTCTTTCTGCAGAGAACTACAGCACCTCTCTTGGGCGCCGAACTTGCCTTGCCTTGAATATCTTCATGTGGGTGGTTGCATGGATATGAAGCAGATCTGTATGGGCGCAGGACAAGAGAGTTCAAAGACATTCCCTTGCCTCAAATATCTGTTTTTAGTTGACAATTACCAGCTAGGCAGCTTGTGCGGTTCTGACGTGACGTTCGCATGCCTTGAGGAGTTGGAAATTGTAAGATGCCGAAAGTTGAAGCGGCTTCCCTTCACAGTGCAAAGCTTACCACACAAGTTGACTAAACTATGCTTCGATCGTTGGGATAAATTCGAACTATGCATCGATCCTTGGGATAAATTGGAATGGGAGGATGAAGGTGTCAAGTCTTTCCTGGAACGGGTTCGTCGATGA
- the LOC136506576 gene encoding disease resistance protein RPS2-like isoform X1 — MDDSKCSSDDMLERILQDPHSIPRVMTLEYLKRITDNFSDKRLLGEGGFGKVYKGELENGKMIAVKKFIIKRQLRNPDDQEMQFKNEVVALMSLRHPNIVRCVGYCFETSKKVVPYNGTFVLAESQQEMLLCLEYLTMGSLDEHLQDESSGLDWRTCYKIIKGVCCGLHYLHEDCRPQNNNAFIVHLDLKPANILLDENMVPKVADFGLAKLLCDRNTQIGPVRGTYGYMAPEYVSEGKITTMADIYSLGVVIIEIITGCKPYPDIDLDIEQIINKWRNKSAEALSSVDCQQLMSCLEIGKWCIKSERNERPTTGQIIKKLSLESIDCSLDSEGPLRKKTKKSCDTSPEDQEEEIIMKIKEHVEKLREKSREVCDKIELAKGNGMVATNKIETWLARADTILSDAMAVCESKQTELNWDTRIAAAQLSQLRECLGDQPCDVAQLPSVLHIDVHAVLLPSQVLFVEQARQHIIEDAEGMIGIWGPVGVGKTLVLKAINNSFETGNSLIPSSSNRRDPPFDFVIYLTTLEDCSVQRIQSEIIQRLKMQDRGDSLTTQATRISKFLQDKSFLVLLDGLYYNLNLAEVGLPPLGNQGQLKRKVVITTRSRSLCDQMCVNRTINVPGLKIDEALELFQECIGNDSLYSEPRIGALAKDLVEQLRALPSELIRIGSAMRGKGEPGQWQNIIGVAKELMHIKDQEASLLTERIVITKLKQCLQNLRGRRNDVNHEIELGKREGKVATNQINNWMASVDTNISVGTVICESEQNELNWDLSVIAAGMLRRLQECLSGQPSVVTVEALPPSVQEMPCSSAEQQPSRVEIFGEAMEYIKDSSVGVIGIWGLGGVGKTHLLTKINNAFLGDSLFHHVIFVTASKEGSVETIQDEIGKKLKLKLPEGDDVKSRADTILGFLTTKKFLILLDDVWNRIDLEAVGIPYPLGNGLQQRRKVVLTTRSKTVCGQMDVKKEINVACLPDDEALQLFQDKVGQGTLSSSPRIEALAKELVEELKGLPLALITVGRAMYGKSNPKQWESAMQHMKQSCCGEDDQDLRMENTVFRRLKFSYDSLRNETLRQCLLTCSLWPEDEVIRTGDLIRCWIGLGLVDECDIHGSYRKAHSLIGELTAACLLDSCDTMDDNVGYFHNNNKAFKSQTSWGRLNVGYFHDRINFNHQILPVDVGVKMHDVIRDMAIWISCGCIRNKDKWVVRAGVGANLSIRTIPWRRAECISLMSSKIAELHPFTGSTNLKRLYLHHNLLDERIFGAIQSFTELTYLDLSRNRIKEIPEELFALVNLEHLDLSRNRALRTVPKRLRELTKLKFLYLAGTGIERIPKEVISCLTELQVIDIMIINDRMTIDYMSKIMQELCTLPNLKAVDMVAEGDDGYESLRKAAGIPIRDLIISGLEETNKLCLAVDTLTGDIAGRTLNELHFESCAMEQIIVGDELGKPFDALSVLVLLDLHNLTTIRMWEGTSSSQALFPRLTHLYVSFCRELQHLSWAPNLPCLEYLHVGGCMDMKQICMGAGQESSKTFPCLKYLFLVDNYQLGSLCGSDVTFACLEELEIVRCRKLKRLPFTVQSLPHKLTKLCFDRWDKFELCIDPWDKLEWEDEGVKSFLERVRR; from the exons ATGGACGATTCTAAGTGTAGCAGTGATGATATGCTGGAGCGCATATTACAAGATCCCCATTCAATACCAAGAGTTATGACATTAGAATATTTGAAGAGGATCACAGATAATTTCTCTGACAAGCGATTACTCGGTGAAGGTGGGTTTGGTAAGGTTTATAAG GGAGAGCTTGAAAATGGGAAAATGATTGCCGTGAAGAAGTTTATTATTAAACGACAGTTAAGAAATCCAGATGATCAGGAGATGCAGTTTAAGAATGAGGTGGTTGCTCTTATGAGTCTCAGGCACCCAAATATAGTACGATGTGTAGGCTATTGTTTCGAAACAAGCAAAAAAGTTGTACCATACAATGGAACTTTTGTTCTTGCGGAATCGCAGCAGGAGATGTTACTTTGCTTGGAATATCTAACAATGGGCAGCCTTGATGAACATCTTCAAG ATGAATCTTCTGGACTTGATTGGCGCACATGCTACAAAATAATTAAGGGGGTTTGCTGTGGTTTACATTACCTTCATGAGGATTGTAGACCTCAAAATAATAATGCTTTCATCGTTCACTTGGACCTAAAACCTGCTAACATATTGCTCGATGAAAATATGGTGCCAAAAGTTGCAGATTTTGGTCTGGCCAAACTCCTTTGTGATAGGAATACTCAAATTGGCCCCGTTCGAGGAACATA TGGTTACATGGCACCAGAATACGTAAGTGAAGGTAAAATAACAACTATGGCAGACATATACAGTTTGGGTGTAGTAATCATAGAGATCATAACAGGTTGCAAACCTTATCCTGATATCGATCTTGATATCGAACAA ATAATTAACAAATGGAGAAACAAGTCGGCAGAAGCACTATCATCAGTAGATTGCCAACAGTTAATGAGTTGTCTTGAAATAGGTAAATGGTGCATCAAAAGTGAACGAAATGAAAGGCCCACTACGGGGCAAATTATCAAGAAGCTTAGTTTGGAAAGCATAGACTGCAGTCTCGACAGTGAAGGGCCCCTtcgcaaaaaaacaaaaaaaagttgTGACACGTCTCCTGAAGACCAG GAAGAAGAAATTATTATGAAGATTAAGGAGCACGTGGAGAAGTTGCGTGAGAAGAGCAGAGAAGTCTGTGACAAGATTGAGCTTGCCAAGGGAAATGGCATGGTAGCAACAAACAAGATCGAAACCTGGCTGGCTCGAGCAGATACCATCCTATCTGACGCGATGGCTGTTTGTGAGTCCAAGCAAACTGAGTTAAACTGGGATACTAGAATTGCCGCAGCGCAGCTTTCTCAGCTCCGAGAATGTCTCGGTGATCAACCCTGTGATGTTGCACAGCTGCCATCTGTCCTTCATATTGATGTCCACGCTGTTCTACTGCCAAGTCAGGTGCTTTTTGTTGAACAAGCTCGCCAGCACATCATTGAGGATGCAGAGGGAATGATCGGAATATGGGGTCCAGTTGGTGTTGGGAAAACACTCGTTCTCAAGGCGATCAACAATTCATTTGAAACAGGAAACTCCTTGATTCCTAGTTCATCAAACAGAAGGGACCCTCCATTTGACTTTGTTATCTATTTGACAACCTTAGAAGACTGTTCGGTGCAACGTATCCAATCTGAAATTATTCAACGGCTGAAAATGCAGGACCGCGGTGATTCATTAACCACTCAAGCCACCAGGATATCTAAATTCCTTCAGGATAAAAGTTTTCTAGTTTTGCTAGATGGCCTTTACTACAATCTGAACCTAGCAGAAGTTGGCCTACCACCCCTTGGAAATCAAGGCCAATTGAAGCGAAAAGTTGTAATCACAACAAGATCACGAAGCTTGTGTGATCAGATGTGTGTGAACAGAACTATAAATGTCCCCGGCCTAAAAATTGACGAAGCACTTGAGCTGTTCCAAGAATGCATTGGTAATGATAGTCTTTATTCTGAACCCCGCATCGGAGCACTTGCAAAAGATCTCGTGGAGCAACTAAGAGCTCTACCATCAGAACTGATAAGAATAGGCAGCGCAATGCGCGGAAAAGGGGAACCAGGACAGTGGCAGAATATCATTGGTGTTGCCAAGGAATTGATGCATATCAAGGATCAAGAAGCATCATTGCTG ACAGAAAGAATTGTTATTACAAAGCTTAAGCAATGTTTGCAAAACTTGCGTGGGAGGAGAAATGATGTCAATCACGAGATTGAGCTTGGAAAGCGAGAGGGCAAGGTAGCAACAAATCAGATCAACAACTGGATGGCTAGCGTGGATACCAACATCTCTGTCGGGACGGTTATCTGTGAATCTGAGCAAAATGAGTTAAACTGGGATCTCAGTGTGATTGCAGCTGGCATGCTTCGTCGGCTCCAAGAATGTCTCAGTGGTCAACCCAGCGTTGTTACAGTGGAAGCATTACCACCTTCCGTCCAAGAGATGCCATGTTCGTCCGCAGAGCAGCAGCCTTCCAgagttgaaatatttggagagGCTATGGAGTATATTAAGGATAGTTCAGTGGGTGTCATTGGAATCTGGGGGCTGGGCGGAGTGGGCAAGACCCATCTTCTGACAAAGATCAACAACGCTTTTCTTGGGGACTCATTATTTCATCATGTTATCTTCGTTACGGCCTCCAAAGAGGGTTCAGTGGAAACAATCCAAGACGAGATTGGCaagaagctcaagctcaagttacCGGAAGGCGATGATGTTAAATCTCGAGCTGACACCATTTTGGGCTTCCTGACAACAAAAAAATTTCTAATACTATTAGATGACGTTTGGAATCGGATTGATCTGGAAGCAGTGGGCATACCGTATCCCCTTGGAAATGGACTACAACAGAGACGCAAAGTGGTTCTCACAACAAGATCAAAAACGGTGTGTGGTCAAATGGACGTAAAAAAAGAGATCAATGTGGCATGCTTGCCAGATGATGAGGCCTTGCAGCTATTTCAAGACAAGGTCGGACAGGGGACTCTATCTTCTAGTCCTCGTATTGAAGCTCTTGCAAAGGAACTTGTGGAGGAACTGAAGGGCTTGCCATTAGCTTTGATAACTGTCGGAAGGGCAATGTACGGCAAAAGTAATCCGAAACAATGGGAATCTGCCATGCAACACATGAAACAGTCATGCTGTGGCGAGGATGATCAGGACCTCCGTATGGAAAATACTGTTTTCAGACGACTCAAGTTCAGTTATGATAGCCTAAGAAATGAAACCTTGAGACAGTGTTTGTTGACTTGCTCACTATGGCCAGAGGATGAAGTGATTCGGACGGGGGACCTGATACGATGCTGGATTGGCTTAGGTCTAGTTGACGAGTGTGATATACATGGTTCCTACAGAAAAGCACATTCTCTAATAGGTGAACTTACAGCTGCATGCTTGTTAGACAGTTGTGATACTATGGATGATAATGTTGGTTActttcacaacaacaacaaagcctttaagtcccaaacaagttggggtaggctaaatGTTGGTTACTTTCATGATAGAATAAACTTTAACCATCAGATATTGCCAGTTGACGTTGGTGTTAAGATGCATGATGTGATCCGTGATATGGCTATTTGGATATCTTGTGGCTGCATTCGCAACAAGGACAAGTGGGTCGTTCGTGCAGGAGTTGGTGCAAATCTGTCTATACGCACCATTCCTTGGCGCAGAGCCGAATGCATCTCATTAATGTCCAGTAAAATCGCGGAGCTTCATCCGTTTACTGGCTCCACAAATCTCAAGAGGCTATACCTTCATCACAATCTTTTGGATGAGAGGATATTTGGAGCCATTCAGAGTTTCACTGAGCTGACATACCTAGATCTAAGCCGCAACAGAATCAAGGAGATACCTGAAGAGTTATTTGCCTTGGTAAACTTGGAGCATCTGGATTTGTCACGTAACAGAGCCCTAAGGACAGTTCCCAAACGCCTTAGAGAACTTACTAAGCTTAAATTCTTATATCTAGCAGGCACAGGCATCGAGAGGATTCCGAAGGAGGTCATATCCTGTCTTACAGAATTGCAAGTGATTGACATAATGATAATTAATGACAGAATGACAATTGATTATATGTCTAAAATAATGCAAGAGTTGTGCACCCTTCCAAACTTGAAAGCGGTTGATATGGtcgctgaaggtgatgatggatATGAATCACTACGGAAGGCAGCTGGCATCCCCATTAGGGATTTGATCATATCCGGATTGGAAGAAACAAACAAGCTCTGCCTGGCAGTAGATACTTTGACAGGTGATATTGCGGGAAGGACGTTAAATGAACTGCACTTTGAGTCTTGCGCAATGGAGCAAATAATTGTAGGAGATGAACTGGGAAAACCATTTGATGCTCTCAGTGTGCTCGTGCTCCTAGATTTGCATAACCTTACAACTATAAGAATGTGGGAGGGAACATCGTCTTCGCAAGCTTTGTTCCCAAGGCTCACACATTTGTATGTGTCTTTCTGCAGAGAACTACAGCACCTCTCTTGGGCGCCGAACTTGCCTTGCCTTGAATATCTTCATGTGGGTGGTTGCATGGATATGAAGCAGATCTGTATGGGCGCAGGACAAGAGAGTTCAAAGACATTCCCTTGCCTCAAATATCTGTTTTTAGTTGACAATTACCAGCTAGGCAGCTTGTGCGGTTCTGACGTGACGTTCGCATGCCTTGAGGAGTTGGAAATTGTAAGATGCCGAAAGTTGAAGCGGCTTCCCTTCACAGTGCAAAGCTTACCACACAAGTTGACTAAACTATGCTTCGATCGTTGGGATAAATTCGAACTATGCATCGATCCTTGGGATAAATTGGAATGGGAGGATGAAGGTGTCAAGTCTTTCCTGGAACGGGTTCGTCGATGA